A window of the Anaerolineae bacterium genome harbors these coding sequences:
- a CDS encoding HDOD domain-containing protein — translation MQSSVLDILERKVEDLTTLPGVAVRLMEMCSDPEVRIGNLATVIESDQVAASRILRLANSAYYGRFAGVSSVREAVMVLGLEAVRALGLSIGVYSAFETKESAQRPDVERLWHHSIGVALLAREIARRLGVKDRERIFVAGLIHDMGQLVMLQYLPDRYESLLRAVTGSSVAFDRAEREALGTDHAEVGAWLAQKWSLPRELWLPISLHHAASIPEGPDPGLVAARIVQVADWLVLTQGLCPTWCEGRALPVPTSRKSLALDDDSLLQLCLGLDRRVSQICSALGLKPVSPDLFQRTLHQANRVLAQLAVDLNFRSRRLRQSMDALMLLQKVTTALLGRQDVSSILEC, via the coding sequence ATGCAGAGCAGTGTCCTGGACATACTGGAGAGAAAGGTCGAAGACCTGACTACCCTGCCAGGCGTGGCTGTGCGCCTAATGGAGATGTGCTCGGACCCCGAGGTGAGAATCGGTAACCTGGCCACGGTCATCGAAAGCGATCAGGTCGCGGCCTCGCGTATCCTGCGGCTAGCGAACTCCGCCTATTACGGCCGGTTCGCTGGAGTTTCGTCTGTTCGCGAAGCGGTGATGGTCTTGGGGCTGGAGGCGGTCCGGGCACTGGGGCTGAGCATCGGGGTATACAGCGCCTTCGAGACCAAGGAGAGCGCCCAGCGCCCCGATGTCGAGCGTCTGTGGCATCATTCCATCGGGGTGGCGCTCCTAGCGCGGGAGATAGCCAGGCGCCTGGGGGTCAAGGACCGGGAACGCATCTTTGTGGCTGGTCTGATCCACGACATGGGCCAGCTGGTCATGCTGCAGTACCTGCCCGACCGCTACGAAAGCCTGCTCAGAGCGGTGACGGGCAGCAGTGTGGCGTTCGATCGGGCGGAGCGGGAGGCCCTGGGCACGGATCACGCCGAGGTAGGCGCCTGGCTGGCGCAGAAATGGTCGCTGCCGCGGGAGCTATGGCTGCCCATCTCGCTCCATCATGCCGCCAGCATCCCGGAAGGGCCGGATCCGGGGCTGGTCGCCGCCAGGATAGTGCAGGTAGCGGACTGGCTTGTGCTAACTCAGGGGCTGTGCCCGACCTGGTGCGAGGGGCGGGCGCTCCCCGTGCCCACCAGCCGGAAGAGCCTCGCCCTGGATGACGATTCGCTCCTGCAGCTGTGCCTCGGTCTCGACCGCCGGGTGTCTCAGATCTGCTCGGCGCTTGGCCTGAAGCCCGTTTCGCCCGATCTGTTCCAGCGTACGCTGCATCAAGCGAACCGCGTTCTGGCGCAGTTGGCGGTGGACCTGAACTTCCGCAGTCGCCGTCTCCGCCAGTCCATGGACGCGCTGATGCTGTTGCAGAAGGTGACCACGGCGCTGCTGGGGAGGCAGGATGTCAGCTCCATCCTCGAGTGCT
- a CDS encoding fructose-bisphosphate aldolase: MKRRATIDSMDVELGKRTRLHRLLYGSGLGNGTLLLLPIDQGLEHGPVDFFSNPDAANPEYQARLALEGNYNGIVYHIGLAKKYMRSYAGKVPLILKINGKTNIPSDAEAFSPLDATVEDAVRLGADAVGYTLYVGSPAQDRDFLQFAEVRSECDRYGMPLIVWAYPRGAAIEAKGGRDSIYAVDYAARVACEVGADIVKLNAPEYDPDKANLYPKPYDKLALDYAEGIGKVVESAGRTMVLFSGGSRMGDEDLLNKARAAMEQGATGLIFGRNMWQRPLAEGIAITRRVQEIMRDFGIPA; encoded by the coding sequence ATGAAGAGACGTGCGACAATAGACTCGATGGACGTGGAGCTGGGCAAGCGCACGAGGCTGCATCGCCTTCTTTACGGCAGCGGGCTCGGCAACGGCACGCTCCTGCTGCTTCCCATAGATCAGGGGCTGGAGCACGGTCCGGTGGATTTCTTCTCCAATCCTGATGCCGCCAATCCCGAGTACCAGGCCAGGTTGGCCCTTGAGGGCAACTACAACGGTATCGTGTATCACATTGGCCTGGCCAAGAAGTACATGCGTAGCTACGCCGGCAAGGTGCCCCTGATCCTCAAGATCAACGGCAAGACCAATATACCGTCAGACGCTGAGGCGTTCTCTCCCCTGGACGCCACGGTCGAGGATGCCGTCCGCCTGGGCGCTGATGCCGTCGGATACACCCTCTACGTGGGCTCACCGGCTCAAGACCGCGACTTCCTGCAGTTTGCCGAGGTACGCTCGGAGTGCGACCGGTATGGCATGCCACTCATCGTGTGGGCGTATCCCCGAGGCGCGGCGATCGAGGCTAAGGGAGGTCGGGATAGCATCTACGCTGTGGACTACGCTGCTAGGGTCGCCTGTGAGGTGGGTGCTGACATCGTCAAGCTGAATGCGCCGGAGTACGACCCTGACAAGGCTAACCTGTACCCGAAGCCCTACGACAAACTGGCTCTGGACTACGCTGAAGGCATAGGCAAGGTGGTGGAGTCGGCGGGGCGCACCATGGTGCTGTTTTCGGGCGGCAGCCGGATGGGTGACGAGGACTTGCTGAACAAGGCTCGCGCCGCTATGGAGCAGGGGGCCACCGGGCTGATCTTCGGCCGGAACATGTGGCAGCGGCCCCTAGCCGAAGGCATCGCCATCACCAGACGGGTTCAGGAGATTATGAGAGATTTCGGCATCCCGGCCTAG
- a CDS encoding ROK family transcriptional regulator has protein sequence MTQSRPGGPEGNGRTRSGKAGFIREYNRWLVANLLRREGPLSRADLASRLGLSAPAVSRIVEGLIRQGYVEETGLAHTAVGRRPRMLGIRAEAGSVVAVDLRRVDRVEVGLVDLQGCLVGSRERRLESLEPAAVVAEIGRLAREVVSEWGGSRPRPMAVGLACPGVIDFERGTVEYSAHLLWRDVPIRSMLSEELGLPTVVDTDCNAPALAESWLGAGATVDHLVYLALGPGLGVGIVVGGSVYRGASGAAGELGHTVVQVEGGRRCRCGNWGCAETFLSDEAIVQSARDAGVDVGAPSEGDGPAAVARVFAAARDGDEAARLVVERVSRALEVLVLNILNLLNPQLLVVDAQRGAEEELLAVARRAAEHCALPLVGRAARIETPTLGDKTVLVGAAMLVLERFWQAPVFDIEVNYRGLAGTRSIGREPGAV, from the coding sequence TTGACGCAGTCTCGACCGGGGGGCCCGGAAGGGAACGGGAGAACCCGTTCGGGCAAGGCGGGGTTCATCCGCGAGTACAACCGCTGGCTGGTGGCGAACTTGCTGCGGCGGGAGGGGCCGCTCTCCCGGGCTGACCTCGCCAGCCGACTGGGGCTGTCGGCCCCCGCGGTGTCGCGCATCGTGGAGGGGCTCATTCGCCAGGGTTACGTGGAGGAGACCGGACTGGCCCACACCGCCGTAGGGAGGCGACCCCGGATGCTGGGGATCCGGGCAGAGGCAGGCAGCGTGGTCGCGGTGGATCTGCGCCGGGTGGATCGGGTGGAGGTGGGCCTCGTTGATCTCCAGGGCTGCTTGGTCGGAAGCCGAGAGCGGCGGCTGGAGTCGCTGGAGCCGGCCGCGGTGGTGGCCGAGATAGGCCGGCTGGCGCGCGAAGTGGTGAGCGAGTGGGGCGGTTCTCGTCCTCGGCCGATGGCAGTGGGACTGGCCTGCCCCGGCGTTATCGACTTTGAGAGGGGCACGGTGGAGTACTCAGCCCATTTGCTCTGGCGCGATGTGCCCATCCGCAGCATGCTGAGCGAGGAGCTCGGGTTACCCACCGTAGTGGACACCGACTGCAACGCGCCCGCCCTGGCAGAGTCGTGGCTGGGGGCAGGTGCCACCGTTGACCACCTGGTCTACCTGGCTCTCGGCCCGGGCTTGGGCGTGGGCATAGTGGTGGGAGGCTCGGTGTACCGGGGGGCCTCAGGAGCTGCCGGGGAGCTGGGTCACACGGTCGTGCAGGTCGAGGGCGGGCGCCGGTGCCGGTGTGGCAACTGGGGCTGTGCCGAGACGTTCCTCTCGGACGAAGCCATCGTGCAGTCGGCGCGCGATGCGGGAGTGGACGTTGGGGCCCCGTCGGAAGGTGATGGGCCGGCGGCGGTAGCCCGGGTGTTCGCCGCGGCCAGGGACGGGGACGAGGCCGCGAGGCTGGTGGTAGAGCGAGTCTCCCGCGCCCTGGAGGTTCTGGTCCTCAACATCCTAAACCTGCTCAACCCGCAGCTTCTGGTGGTGGATGCCCAGCGGGGAGCGGAGGAGGAGCTTCTGGCTGTGGCCAGAAGGGCGGCCGAGCACTGTGCGCTTCCGCTGGTGGGGCGGGCGGCCCGCATCGAGACCCCTACGCTGGGCGACAAGACGGTGCTGGTGGGGGCGGCCATGCTGGTACTGGAGCGGTTCTGGCAGGCCCCCGTCTTCGACATTGAGGTGAACTACCGCGGCCTGGCGGGGACCCGGAGCATAGGCCGCGAACCGGGGGCGGTTTGA
- a CDS encoding Gfo/Idh/MocA family oxidoreductase, giving the protein MSVRVGVVGAGRMGQEHLRRLSNLEVAEVVAVADTNGDLARAQADRYGARAYDDAARMLAQEDLQAVVIATPGRLHREHVDMAAEAGLHILLEKPVAISMEDALAIRDTVRRSGVITAVGYQWRNLDTMGEVREVLRDQSITMANGTWYWTTPLVSWIADKDQGGGQLVDQVTHLFDLMRYLVGEIATVYARYSTRARAGQPGFNNWDASAVAYEFESGAVGVVQATYALFTDCPVPVTLDVVARDLLVRVTSAQVEVHRPRQTRIARAGPGWGLSLDRDFIDAVQTGDRSRVLCDVEEAVRSLAVSLAANQSAEVGLPVRVRDLLA; this is encoded by the coding sequence GTGAGCGTGCGCGTAGGTGTCGTCGGGGCGGGACGTATGGGGCAGGAGCATCTGCGTCGCCTCTCGAACCTCGAGGTAGCCGAGGTCGTGGCCGTGGCCGACACTAACGGTGACCTGGCGCGGGCCCAGGCGGACCGTTACGGGGCACGGGCGTACGATGATGCCGCCCGGATGTTGGCCCAGGAGGATCTGCAGGCGGTGGTGATCGCCACTCCCGGACGGCTACATCGCGAGCATGTGGACATGGCAGCCGAGGCCGGCCTTCACATATTGCTCGAGAAGCCGGTGGCCATCTCGATGGAGGACGCTCTCGCCATCCGAGATACGGTGCGCCGGTCAGGCGTGATCACCGCGGTAGGTTATCAGTGGCGCAACCTGGACACCATGGGAGAGGTTCGCGAGGTGCTTCGGGATCAGAGCATCACTATGGCCAACGGCACCTGGTACTGGACCACCCCTCTGGTGAGCTGGATAGCGGATAAGGATCAGGGCGGAGGCCAGTTGGTGGACCAGGTGACTCACCTGTTCGACCTGATGCGCTACCTGGTAGGCGAGATCGCCACTGTGTACGCCCGCTACTCCACCCGAGCGCGGGCCGGGCAGCCTGGGTTCAACAACTGGGACGCCTCGGCGGTAGCTTACGAGTTCGAAAGCGGGGCCGTGGGCGTAGTGCAAGCGACCTATGCGCTCTTCACCGACTGTCCGGTCCCGGTTACCCTGGACGTCGTCGCCCGGGACCTGCTGGTGCGCGTGACGTCGGCTCAGGTCGAGGTGCATCGGCCTCGACAGACCCGCATAGCGCGAGCAGGCCCCGGCTGGGGGTTGAGCTTGGACCGTGACTTCATCGACGCGGTTCAGACCGGAGACAGAAGCAGAGTGCTGTGCGATGTGGAGGAGGCGGTCAGGTCGCTGGCCGTGTCTCTGGCGGCGAACCAGAGCGCTGAGGTCGGTCTGCCGGTCCGGGTGCGGGACTTGCTGGCGTGA
- the deoC gene encoding deoxyribose-phosphate aldolase, whose product MDPRAHLEHTLLGANATIGEVERTCTEALSLSLFAVCVAPCWVADAVRILSGSDVKVVTVAGFPFGTATTATKVAEASESLSLRASEVDMVLNLGLFLSGREGRAAEDMEAVAEACHRAGGRLKVILETGYLTDEQKRRACALAVEAGADFVKTSTGFGPGGATVEDVALLRQSVPATVGVKAAGGIRDLKTALAMIAAGASRIGTSAGAAIAREAVGILGGETSE is encoded by the coding sequence CCCGCGCGCGCACCTGGAGCACACTCTTCTTGGAGCCAATGCCACCATCGGCGAGGTGGAGCGAACGTGCACCGAGGCCCTGTCGCTCAGCCTCTTCGCCGTCTGCGTGGCGCCGTGCTGGGTGGCGGACGCAGTCCGGATTCTTAGTGGTAGCGATGTGAAGGTGGTCACCGTGGCCGGCTTTCCTTTCGGCACCGCCACCACGGCCACCAAGGTGGCAGAGGCCAGCGAGTCCCTGTCGCTGAGGGCCAGCGAGGTGGACATGGTGCTGAACCTGGGCCTGTTCCTGTCCGGCAGAGAGGGGCGGGCGGCGGAAGACATGGAGGCGGTGGCGGAGGCGTGTCACCGGGCGGGTGGCCGGCTCAAGGTCATCCTGGAGACGGGATACCTTACGGACGAGCAGAAGCGGCGGGCTTGTGCCCTGGCGGTAGAGGCGGGGGCCGACTTCGTCAAGACCAGCACTGGGTTCGGCCCTGGCGGAGCCACGGTTGAGGACGTGGCCCTGCTGCGGCAATCAGTGCCTGCCACAGTGGGGGTGAAGGCCGCCGGGGGCATACGTGATCTCAAGACCGCTCTGGCCATGATCGCCGCCGGAGCGAGCCGGATCGGTACCAGCGCCGGAGCCGCCATCGCACGGGAGGCGGTCGGCATCTTGGGAGGAGAGACCAGTGAGTGA